From the Cupriavidus necator N-1 genome, one window contains:
- a CDS encoding IS110 family RNA-guided transposase, producing MNATTYGLDLAKSIFQLYWVDPETGETHSRRLSKTQLISFLSNRTPGKFVLEACGGAHWWARKIISLGHEAILLHPKYVRPFVRTNKTDAADARAIWTAAQQPGMRPIPVKTEAQQALLGLHRIRSELVDSRTRQVNQIRGLLGEYGLHFVLGRKAAMAQFVTRLSEIEQTIPAPLWRLLSRQLQRLRQLDAEILAAEQEIAAWLKTEPAAQCVDAIPGIGPITATALVATMGSPQAYRSGRAFAASLGLVPTQSGTGGKVHLGHISKRGDPYLRKLLIHGARIVLTRSKRRPCWAEALLVRRPTNVAIVALANKMARTAWALLAHRRVYEPGYVSARPA from the coding sequence ATGAATGCTACGACATATGGGCTGGATCTTGCAAAGTCGATCTTCCAACTCTACTGGGTCGACCCAGAGACGGGCGAGACGCACAGCCGGCGCCTCAGCAAGACCCAACTGATTTCCTTTCTGAGCAATCGCACCCCCGGCAAGTTCGTACTGGAGGCGTGTGGCGGCGCGCACTGGTGGGCAAGAAAGATTATCAGCCTGGGCCATGAAGCCATCCTGCTCCACCCAAAGTACGTGCGACCGTTCGTGCGGACCAACAAGACCGATGCGGCCGACGCGCGCGCGATCTGGACAGCCGCGCAGCAACCTGGGATGCGACCGATACCGGTAAAGACTGAGGCACAGCAAGCCTTACTTGGATTGCACCGAATTCGCTCGGAACTAGTCGACAGCCGCACGCGGCAAGTGAATCAGATTCGCGGCTTGCTGGGCGAATACGGCCTGCACTTCGTGCTTGGTCGCAAGGCTGCCATGGCGCAGTTTGTCACCCGACTGAGCGAGATCGAGCAAACCATCCCGGCTCCCTTGTGGCGACTGTTGTCGCGCCAGTTACAGCGACTCAGGCAGTTGGACGCTGAAATCCTCGCGGCCGAGCAAGAGATCGCTGCATGGCTAAAAACCGAGCCTGCCGCCCAATGTGTGGATGCGATTCCGGGAATTGGCCCGATCACCGCCACGGCCCTGGTTGCCACCATGGGATCTCCCCAGGCTTACCGCTCAGGCAGAGCCTTCGCGGCCAGCCTGGGCCTGGTACCAACCCAGAGTGGCACCGGCGGCAAGGTTCACCTCGGCCATATCAGCAAACGTGGCGATCCCTATTTGCGCAAACTGCTGATCCATGGCGCACGCATCGTGCTGACCCGCTCGAAGCGGCGCCCGTGCTGGGCTGAGGCCCTGCTGGTCAGGCGCCCGACCAATGTTGCCATCGTCGCGCTAGCCAACAAGATGGCGCGCACCGCCTGGGCATTGCTTGCCCATCGCCGCGTCTATGAACCCGGCTATGTCAGCGCACGGCCTGCGTAG
- a CDS encoding IS4 family transposase, whose protein sequence is MSWDCTGTGKRARCRVRRCSRESGRHTDRTHNPCDESHWVSRLRENFTSGSYGEGLETGRVRRAPRQSFTRQTWHRVLKSGCRIEARQFGTLERFVRATSLFAVIAWRILYTTLLARLDGELPCEVVLQPIEWQALYCRVHRTTRPPDKVPSLNQAVLWIATLGGYLNRRSDPPPGATVIWRGFFVLHEITEMFRIFSSGP, encoded by the coding sequence GTGTCCTGGGATTGTACTGGGACTGGAAAACGCGCCCGCTGTCGGGTGCGGAGGTGTTCGCGTGAAAGTGGCCGCCATACCGACAGGACCCATAACCCTTGCGATGAATCTCACTGGGTGAGCCGCTTGAGGGAAAACTTCACGAGTGGTTCTTATGGGGAGGGGCTGGAAACGGGCCGAGTTCGCCGAGCACCGCGCCAGTCCTTTACCCGACAGACCTGGCACCGTGTGCTCAAGAGTGGCTGCCGTATCGAGGCCCGCCAATTCGGTACACTGGAACGCTTCGTGCGGGCCACCTCCCTGTTTGCCGTAATCGCCTGGCGCATTCTGTACACGACTCTACTGGCTCGCCTTGATGGCGAGTTGCCCTGCGAGGTAGTCCTTCAGCCCATCGAATGGCAGGCTCTGTATTGCCGCGTACACCGAACCACCCGGCCACCGGACAAAGTGCCATCGCTGAATCAGGCAGTACTGTGGATCGCCACGCTGGGTGGCTACCTGAATCGCCGCAGTGATCCTCCGCCTGGCGCCACGGTTATCTGGCGAGGCTTCTTCGTCCTCCACGAGATTACCGAAATGTTCCGCATCTTCAGTTCAGGTCCATAG
- the ltrA gene encoding group II intron reverse transcriptase/maturase, whose amino-acid sequence MTKASGSLQELRRRIYRKAKSDKTHRFWGLFVHIAKSETLDEAYRIAKRNGGAPGIDDLSFEDIEASGRIVFLAEIQADLKTGRYEPKPNRRVEIPKSNGKVRVLQVPCIRDRVVQGALKLILEAVFEADFCPNSYGFRPKRSPHRALAEVRRSVLRRMSTVVDVDLSRYFDTIQHSTLLGKIAKRIQDPQVMHLVKQVIKAAGKVGVPQGGPFSPLAANIYLTEIDWMLDEIRRKTAQGPYEAVNYHRFADDIVITVSGHHTKRGWAERALLRLREQLVPLGVELNTEKTTVVDTLHGEAFGFLGFDLRRVRKRAGNGYFVLMTPKKKARQAIKAKIRDIIRHGGSTPAVKLIARLNAAVAGWVKYFRVGNASRAFSEVRDYLEMKVRTLLTRRKRRNKRSVGWRRWSNEYLYGVLGLYWDWKTRPLSGAEVFA is encoded by the coding sequence ATGACAAAGGCATCCGGCAGTCTGCAGGAGCTGAGAAGGCGGATATATCGCAAGGCGAAGTCTGACAAGACCCATCGCTTCTGGGGACTCTTCGTGCATATTGCGAAGAGCGAAACCCTTGACGAGGCCTACCGTATCGCCAAGAGGAACGGCGGTGCACCGGGAATCGATGATCTGAGCTTTGAAGACATCGAGGCATCGGGACGCATTGTATTCCTTGCGGAGATTCAGGCAGACCTCAAAACAGGCAGGTATGAACCCAAGCCGAACCGCAGGGTAGAGATCCCGAAGAGCAACGGCAAGGTCCGCGTCCTCCAGGTTCCTTGCATCCGCGACCGCGTGGTGCAGGGGGCGCTGAAACTGATCCTCGAAGCGGTATTCGAGGCGGACTTCTGCCCGAACTCCTACGGGTTTCGACCGAAGCGGTCCCCACACCGCGCGCTGGCGGAAGTCAGACGCAGTGTACTGCGGCGCATGTCGACGGTGGTTGACGTGGATTTGTCGCGCTACTTTGACACAATCCAACACTCAACCCTGTTGGGCAAGATCGCGAAGCGCATCCAGGATCCTCAGGTCATGCACTTGGTCAAGCAGGTTATCAAAGCAGCGGGCAAAGTTGGGGTACCGCAAGGTGGCCCATTCAGCCCTCTCGCTGCGAACATCTACTTGACCGAGATTGACTGGATGCTCGACGAGATTCGCCGCAAGACGGCACAGGGCCCTTACGAGGCAGTGAACTATCATCGGTTTGCTGACGACATCGTCATTACCGTCAGTGGCCACCACACGAAACGCGGCTGGGCAGAACGCGCCCTGTTGCGTCTGCGGGAACAGCTCGTGCCGCTTGGCGTCGAGTTGAACACGGAGAAAACCACGGTGGTGGACACGCTGCACGGTGAAGCCTTTGGGTTCTTGGGGTTCGACCTACGTCGCGTGCGCAAACGAGCGGGGAACGGGTACTTCGTCCTGATGACCCCCAAGAAGAAGGCTCGTCAAGCCATCAAGGCGAAGATTCGCGACATCATCCGGCACGGAGGCTCGACTCCTGCCGTGAAGCTGATCGCGAGACTCAACGCTGCGGTGGCGGGATGGGTCAAGTACTTTCGGGTCGGCAACGCCAGTCGCGCCTTCAGTGAGGTGCGCGACTATCTGGAAATGAAGGTTCGAACTCTGCTAACGCGGCGCAAGCGACGCAATAAGAGGAGCGTCGGGTGGCGACGATGGAGTAACGAGTACCTCTACGGTGTCCTGGGATTGTACTGGGACTGGAAAACGCGCCCGCTGTCGGGTGCGGAGGTGTTCGCGTGA
- a CDS encoding IS4 family transposase, which translates to MAIRDDTADWASEEFAEASLGDARLSQRLVALARQLAISPHTSLPQALSPAELKAAYRFFDNDQVDTNGVLAPHIAQTLHRMEQLPVVLAIQDTTEFNLTHLHATEGLGRCTGGNERGFLMHSLLAVSPEGLPLGVLGMKTWTRAEATKGSAAQRKSRPVHEKESAKWIEGLAHLSALKSRCAQTQLVGIGDRESDVYELFAAERPDGVDWLVRAAWNRCARHPQRYLWQAVLDTPAAGYTELLIPARGARTLRTARLTLRYAPVRLQPPQTRAGLPEQNVFAVHVIEDEPPAGIEPLEWMLLSSVPTHSPEQALERLQWYARRWTIGVSR; encoded by the coding sequence TTGGCGATCAGAGACGACACGGCAGACTGGGCTAGCGAAGAATTCGCAGAGGCGAGTCTCGGCGATGCTCGCCTGTCGCAGCGACTGGTCGCGCTGGCCCGGCAGCTGGCCATCAGTCCACACACTTCGCTCCCCCAGGCCCTGTCACCAGCTGAACTGAAGGCGGCCTACCGCTTCTTCGATAACGATCAGGTCGATACCAACGGCGTGCTGGCGCCGCATATTGCACAGACGTTGCACCGCATGGAACAGTTGCCAGTGGTGCTGGCAATACAGGATACGACCGAATTCAATCTGACGCACCTGCACGCCACAGAGGGCTTAGGTCGCTGTACCGGTGGCAATGAGCGTGGTTTCCTGATGCACAGCCTGCTGGCAGTCAGTCCAGAGGGGCTGCCGCTTGGGGTGCTGGGCATGAAGACGTGGACACGCGCTGAAGCAACCAAAGGTAGTGCTGCGCAGCGCAAGTCCCGACCCGTCCACGAGAAAGAAAGCGCTAAGTGGATCGAGGGTCTTGCCCATCTGTCTGCGCTGAAGTCGCGCTGTGCACAGACCCAACTGGTAGGGATCGGAGATCGCGAAAGCGATGTGTATGAACTGTTTGCTGCCGAGCGACCAGACGGAGTGGACTGGCTGGTGCGCGCAGCATGGAATCGCTGTGCCCGCCATCCCCAGCGCTATCTCTGGCAAGCGGTATTGGACACCCCTGCGGCAGGCTACACCGAGTTGCTGATTCCGGCCAGAGGTGCACGCACCCTACGCACGGCCCGCCTGACGCTGCGATACGCGCCCGTTCGCCTGCAACCACCTCAGACGCGGGCTGGCTTGCCCGAGCAGAATGTCTTCGCTGTGCATGTCATCGAGGACGAACCGCCCGCCGGTATCGAGCCGCTCGAATGGATGCTACTCAGTTCGGTGCCCACGCACTCGCCTGAGCAGGCTCTTGAGCGGCTTCAGTGGTATGCGCGGCGCTGGACCATCGGTGTGTCCAGATAA
- a CDS encoding RNA-guided endonuclease InsQ/TnpB family protein, translating into MIRVYRYRVKSLNGLLNKQSRAVNYVWNFCNDTQKHALKWGKTWPSGFDLNVLTTGSSKELGIHSGTVNATCEQYAKSRSQHRRPYLRYRGRKSLGWVPMKGRDLKREGEAFRFAGHTFRVFNSRLLPEGKVRDGSNFAQDSRGNWFLNIVIEVADMPARPIQTGVGIDLGLKDFATLSTGEKLPNDRFGRHAAERLAKAQRARKHKRHIAKLHAKVANARADFQHKLALELVRRFDYIAVGNVSALKLAKTKMAKSVYDASWSSFRDKLRYKAIAHGATFEEVNESGSTQSCSACGSKDSTTRPKGIAGLRIREWTCSRCGVVHDRDTNAALNILRCGRASPGVGIPCL; encoded by the coding sequence ATGATTCGTGTCTACCGCTACCGGGTGAAGTCGCTCAACGGCCTGCTCAACAAGCAGAGCCGCGCGGTGAACTACGTCTGGAACTTCTGCAATGACACGCAGAAGCACGCGCTCAAATGGGGGAAGACGTGGCCGAGCGGGTTCGATCTGAACGTGCTGACCACGGGCAGCAGCAAGGAACTCGGCATCCATTCCGGCACGGTCAACGCGACATGCGAGCAGTACGCGAAATCGCGCAGCCAGCATCGCCGTCCTTACTTGCGATACCGCGGTAGGAAGAGCCTTGGATGGGTGCCCATGAAGGGCCGCGATTTGAAACGAGAGGGCGAGGCGTTTCGCTTTGCCGGGCATACCTTCCGCGTTTTCAATAGTCGCCTGTTGCCCGAAGGCAAGGTCAGGGACGGCAGCAACTTTGCGCAGGATTCGCGCGGGAACTGGTTTCTCAACATCGTGATAGAAGTTGCTGATATGCCGGCACGCCCGATTCAAACTGGCGTCGGCATCGATCTTGGTTTGAAGGACTTCGCGACGCTTTCGACCGGCGAGAAGCTCCCTAATGACCGGTTTGGCCGGCATGCCGCCGAACGACTGGCGAAGGCGCAGCGTGCGCGAAAGCACAAGCGGCATATTGCCAAGCTGCATGCCAAGGTGGCGAATGCCCGCGCCGACTTCCAGCACAAGCTTGCGCTCGAGCTCGTCCGGCGCTTCGATTACATCGCGGTCGGCAACGTGTCGGCTTTGAAACTCGCCAAAACCAAGATGGCGAAGAGCGTCTACGACGCATCCTGGTCGTCCTTCCGGGACAAGCTCCGCTACAAAGCGATTGCGCACGGAGCCACGTTTGAGGAAGTGAACGAAAGCGGTTCTACCCAGTCCTGTTCGGCGTGCGGTTCGAAGGACAGCACGACGCGGCCGAAAGGTATCGCAGGACTGCGAATAAGAGAGTGGACCTGCAGTAGATGTGGTGTCGTGCATGACCGTGATACCAATGCTGCGTTAAACATTCTCCGATGCGGACGTGCATCGCCAGGTGTGGGAATCCCCTGCCTTTAG
- a CDS encoding LysR family transcriptional regulator — protein MDKARVLTLFLGVVRAGSFHRAAVEAGVTPQAASKAVRTLEDHLGVRLLHRTTRKLSLTEEGARLFELAAPGMRQLDEALEQVRSSKSDDDGLIRLTAPPSLGSRVLIPLVRGFREQYPGIAFDVVLSDLFTDLVEAKIDVGFRVGTSPGQNLVARRLCDLPLVICAALDYLARHGEPATLDDLLQHQCTGFRRPATGRMVPWELQVDGDLIYQEVPAVASFNDVETEVEAVRAGMGIGQLPAYMIHADLVSGRLKAILPGYSSSNIGMYMYYPHRSQMPVRVRRFIDFVVEAGRGAEQSLSRLVGIVP, from the coding sequence ATGGACAAGGCCCGTGTCCTCACCCTCTTCCTCGGCGTGGTGCGCGCCGGCAGCTTCCATCGCGCCGCGGTGGAGGCTGGCGTCACCCCGCAGGCCGCCAGCAAGGCCGTGCGCACGCTGGAGGACCATCTCGGCGTGCGGCTGCTGCACCGGACCACGCGCAAGCTCAGCCTGACGGAAGAAGGCGCACGCCTGTTCGAGCTGGCCGCGCCGGGCATGCGCCAGCTCGACGAAGCGCTCGAGCAGGTCCGCAGCAGCAAAAGCGACGACGACGGCCTGATCCGCCTGACCGCTCCGCCGTCGCTCGGCAGCCGCGTGCTGATCCCGCTGGTGCGCGGCTTTCGCGAACAATACCCCGGCATCGCCTTCGATGTGGTGCTGAGCGACCTCTTCACCGACCTGGTCGAAGCCAAGATCGATGTCGGCTTCCGCGTCGGCACCAGCCCCGGCCAGAACCTGGTGGCGCGGCGGCTGTGCGACCTGCCGCTGGTCATCTGCGCGGCGCTGGATTACCTGGCGCGGCACGGCGAGCCGGCCACCCTCGACGACCTGCTGCAGCACCAGTGCACGGGCTTCCGCCGCCCCGCCACCGGGCGCATGGTGCCGTGGGAGCTGCAGGTGGACGGCGACCTGATCTACCAGGAGGTGCCTGCCGTGGCGAGCTTCAATGACGTGGAAACCGAGGTCGAAGCGGTGCGCGCCGGCATGGGCATCGGCCAGCTGCCCGCCTACATGATCCACGCCGACCTTGTCAGCGGGCGGCTGAAGGCGATCCTGCCGGGGTACAGCAGCAGCAATATCGGCATGTACATGTACTACCCGCATCGCAGCCAGATGCCGGTGCGGGTCCGGCGCTTCATCGACTTTGTGGTGGAGGCGGGCCGGGGCGCGGAGCAGTCGCTGTCGCGCCTGGTCGGGATCGTGCCCTGA
- a CDS encoding Zn-ribbon domain-containing OB-fold protein encodes MSDQPYPLWSAEPVPHLLASRDRATGEWIFPALPADSPLADGHETVAITGTGVLYSFTVIHPAPKSGQPPYALGYVDFVGPVRIFGRLQGTARPVIGERYAQRHDAGLGYVFEAVTA; translated from the coding sequence ATGTCAGACCAGCCCTATCCGCTCTGGAGCGCGGAACCCGTTCCCCACCTGCTTGCCTCGCGTGATCGTGCCACCGGCGAGTGGATCTTCCCGGCGCTGCCCGCCGACTCGCCGCTGGCGGACGGCCACGAAACCGTCGCCATCACCGGCACGGGCGTGCTCTACAGCTTCACCGTGATCCACCCCGCGCCCAAAAGCGGGCAGCCGCCGTATGCGCTGGGTTATGTCGACTTCGTCGGCCCGGTGCGCATCTTCGGCCGCCTGCAGGGCACGGCGCGTCCGGTCATCGGCGAACGCTACGCGCAGCGGCATGACGCCGGGCTGGGCTATGTCTTCGAGGCCGTCACAGCCTGA
- a CDS encoding thiolase family protein → MQDIYIHGGAMTPFGRHPGVLAPELAQQAILKALADAEVPAGRIQAVYCANVLGGMILGQLIVRDLGLKGIPVYNVENACASGATGVHLARHALLAGQYDTVLVFGIEQLTALGGGTIPLQRNDQKTELYAKSGMVLPAVYAMRGTRFLHERDANPADLAEVAVKNRYHGSLNPYAQQRKTTTVEEVLASRMIADPLTLLQCCPSQVDGAAAVVLSTRRPAQARPVKVLSSVVVSGMREEADDDILDAEITARAARQAYEQAGLGPQDVDVVELHDAFTIAELLYYEALGLAPRGDAVPLLKSGATRLGGRVPVNPSGGLLAKGHPLGATGVAQMVEILWQLQGRAGERQVADARIGLTQCTGGGIAGVDHAASSVHLLGV, encoded by the coding sequence ATGCAAGACATCTATATCCACGGCGGCGCGATGACGCCGTTCGGCCGCCACCCCGGCGTGCTGGCGCCGGAACTGGCGCAACAGGCGATCCTCAAGGCGCTGGCCGATGCCGAGGTGCCGGCCGGGCGCATCCAGGCGGTCTACTGCGCCAACGTGCTGGGCGGCATGATTCTCGGCCAGCTGATCGTGCGCGACCTGGGGCTCAAGGGCATCCCGGTCTACAACGTCGAGAACGCCTGCGCCAGCGGCGCCACCGGCGTGCACCTGGCACGGCACGCGCTGCTGGCCGGGCAATACGACACGGTGCTGGTCTTCGGCATCGAGCAGCTGACCGCGCTCGGCGGCGGCACCATCCCGCTGCAGCGCAATGACCAAAAGACCGAGCTCTATGCGAAGTCGGGCATGGTGCTGCCCGCGGTGTATGCGATGCGCGGCACGCGTTTTCTGCACGAGCGCGACGCCAATCCTGCCGACCTCGCCGAAGTGGCCGTGAAGAACCGCTACCACGGCTCGCTGAACCCGTATGCCCAGCAGCGCAAGACCACCACGGTCGAGGAAGTGCTGGCCTCGCGCATGATTGCCGACCCGCTGACGCTGCTGCAGTGCTGCCCGTCGCAGGTCGATGGCGCGGCGGCGGTGGTGCTGAGCACGCGCCGCCCGGCGCAGGCGCGGCCGGTGAAGGTGCTCTCGTCGGTAGTGGTGTCGGGCATGCGAGAGGAGGCCGACGACGACATTCTCGATGCCGAGATCACCGCGCGCGCTGCGCGCCAGGCCTATGAACAGGCTGGTCTCGGCCCGCAGGACGTCGACGTGGTCGAGCTGCACGACGCCTTCACCATCGCCGAACTGCTCTACTACGAAGCCCTCGGCCTGGCACCGCGCGGCGACGCCGTGCCCCTGCTCAAATCCGGCGCGACGCGCCTGGGCGGGCGCGTGCCGGTCAACCCGAGCGGCGGCCTGCTGGCCAAGGGCCATCCGCTGGGCGCCACCGGCGTGGCGCAGATGGTCGAGATCCTGTGGCAGCTGCAAGGCCGCGCCGGCGAACGCCAGGTGGCGGATGCGCGCATCGGCCTGACGCAATGCACCGGCGGCGGCATCGCGGGCGTGGACCACGCCGCCTCTTCCGTCCATTTGCTGGGAGTCTGA
- a CDS encoding SDR family oxidoreductase has product MGTQRFDPSHVAVVTGAARGIGLGIATQLARQGLAVALLDRDAAALDAAVGALVAEGFNAIGASVDLTDSAAVNDAFAQVQARSGRVDYLVNNAGAVRDMRFLKMTDEDWDLVIDTNLRSQFLCCRAALPGMVERGYGRVVNISSRAWLGGFGQANYSAAKGGVVSLTRSLAIEFAAKGITVNAVAPGIVDTPLFRGFTPEVQARLQKSVPVQRIGTADDIANAVSFFLDPQSSYVTGQTLYVCGGRSLSSPSV; this is encoded by the coding sequence ATGGGCACGCAACGCTTCGATCCTTCCCATGTAGCCGTGGTCACTGGCGCCGCGCGCGGCATCGGCCTGGGCATCGCCACGCAACTGGCCCGCCAGGGGCTGGCCGTGGCCCTGCTCGACCGCGACGCGGCCGCGCTCGATGCCGCCGTCGGCGCGCTGGTCGCCGAGGGCTTCAACGCCATTGGCGCCAGCGTCGACCTGACCGACTCGGCAGCGGTCAACGACGCCTTCGCGCAAGTGCAGGCGCGGAGCGGCCGCGTCGACTACCTGGTCAACAACGCCGGCGCGGTCCGCGACATGCGTTTCCTGAAGATGACCGACGAGGACTGGGACCTGGTCATCGATACCAACCTGCGCTCGCAGTTCCTGTGCTGCCGCGCGGCGCTGCCGGGCATGGTCGAGCGCGGCTACGGGCGCGTGGTCAATATCTCGTCCCGGGCCTGGCTCGGCGGTTTCGGGCAAGCCAACTACTCCGCAGCCAAGGGTGGTGTGGTCAGCCTGACGCGCTCGCTGGCGATCGAGTTCGCGGCCAAGGGCATCACCGTCAATGCGGTGGCGCCGGGCATCGTCGATACCCCGCTGTTCCGCGGCTTTACGCCCGAGGTGCAGGCACGGCTGCAAAAGTCGGTCCCGGTGCAGCGCATCGGCACCGCCGACGACATCGCCAACGCGGTCAGCTTCTTCCTCGATCCGCAGTCGTCGTACGTGACCGGGCAGACGCTCTATGTCTGCGGCGGGCGCAGCCTGTCGTCGCCGAGCGTATAA
- a CDS encoding enoyl-CoA hydratase/isomerase family protein, whose protein sequence is MTVRLHTEGAVAVLTIDRPEALNALDVTALRELRAHLTEVRDRDDLRVAVLTGAGTRAFCAGADLKGTRSSPATYPEALFRAPEQAADLGLYIRLMDLTDLSLCKPLIAAVNGHCLGAGLEIALQCDVRIASERASFGLPEAAVGSIPAVSGLHRLLKAVPAAHAMQMVLTGERIDAVQAARIGLVTESVAPAALLDRALTIATCIAANAPLAVQAVKRLSRQTSHLSEADAQQLTELYWGVLRDTADRTEGRQAFAEKRQPRYTGR, encoded by the coding sequence ATGACCGTACGACTCCACACCGAAGGCGCGGTCGCCGTGCTGACGATCGACCGGCCCGAGGCGCTCAATGCGCTGGACGTGACCGCGCTGCGCGAACTGCGCGCGCATCTCACCGAAGTGCGCGACCGCGACGACCTGCGCGTGGCCGTCCTGACCGGCGCCGGCACGCGCGCCTTCTGCGCAGGCGCCGACCTGAAGGGCACGCGCAGTTCGCCCGCCACCTACCCGGAAGCGCTGTTCCGCGCGCCGGAGCAGGCGGCCGACCTCGGCCTCTATATCCGGCTGATGGACCTGACCGACCTGAGCCTGTGCAAGCCGCTGATCGCTGCCGTCAACGGGCATTGCCTCGGGGCCGGGCTGGAGATCGCGCTGCAATGCGATGTGCGGATTGCGTCGGAGCGGGCGAGCTTCGGCCTGCCCGAAGCCGCGGTCGGATCGATCCCCGCCGTTTCCGGCCTGCATCGCCTGCTCAAGGCCGTGCCGGCGGCGCATGCGATGCAGATGGTGCTGACCGGCGAGCGGATCGATGCGGTGCAGGCCGCGCGCATTGGCCTGGTCACCGAGTCGGTGGCGCCAGCCGCGCTGCTCGACCGTGCGCTGACCATCGCCACCTGCATCGCCGCCAATGCACCGCTGGCGGTTCAGGCAGTCAAGCGGCTGTCGCGCCAGACCAGCCACCTCAGCGAAGCCGATGCGCAGCAGCTGACTGAACTCTACTGGGGCGTGCTGCGCGATACCGCCGACCGGACCGAAGGCCGGCAGGCATTTGCCGAGAAGCGCCAGCCCCGCTACACGGGCCGCTGA
- a CDS encoding tripartite tricarboxylate transporter substrate binding protein: MTRITRFARLALAGMLAATALGAAAQAPFPTQKPISLVVPFAPGGGNDILARLIAPKMGQLLGQTIVIENKPGAGGNLGADYVAHAAPDGYTLVIASSQVTMNPFLGTKIPFSIERDFEPVGRIASVPIMLVANPNQPFRTLQDFIQYTRANPGKLSYSSPGNGTPQHLAGEVFAKLNKTELLHVPYRGTGPSITDLMGGQVQISFATFASAIQYVRAGKLRALGIAGKTRTALMPDLPTFAEAGMAGYDAELWYSLLAPARTPKPVVDKINAALVAALKSPDVAEQMGKQGFEPQASSPAELKAYIGKEMARWQRLIRDNGIKVAL; the protein is encoded by the coding sequence ATGACTCGCATTACCCGATTCGCACGCCTGGCGCTGGCCGGCATGCTGGCAGCCACCGCCCTGGGCGCGGCGGCACAGGCGCCCTTCCCCACGCAGAAGCCGATCTCCCTGGTAGTGCCGTTCGCCCCCGGCGGCGGCAACGACATCCTGGCGCGGCTGATTGCGCCCAAGATGGGCCAGTTGCTGGGCCAGACCATCGTCATCGAGAACAAGCCCGGCGCGGGCGGCAACCTTGGCGCCGACTACGTCGCCCATGCGGCGCCGGACGGCTATACGCTGGTGATCGCGTCGAGCCAGGTGACGATGAACCCCTTCCTCGGCACCAAGATTCCGTTCAGCATCGAACGCGACTTCGAGCCGGTGGGGCGGATCGCGTCGGTGCCAATCATGCTGGTCGCCAACCCCAACCAGCCGTTCCGCACGCTGCAGGACTTTATCCAGTACACCCGCGCCAACCCCGGCAAGCTCAGCTATAGCAGCCCGGGCAACGGCACGCCGCAACACCTCGCCGGTGAAGTCTTTGCCAAGCTCAACAAGACCGAACTGCTGCACGTGCCCTATCGCGGCACCGGGCCGTCGATCACCGACCTGATGGGCGGCCAGGTGCAGATCTCCTTCGCCACCTTTGCCTCGGCGATCCAGTACGTGCGCGCCGGCAAGCTGCGCGCGCTCGGCATCGCCGGCAAGACGCGCACCGCGCTGATGCCGGACCTGCCGACCTTTGCGGAAGCCGGCATGGCCGGCTACGACGCCGAGCTGTGGTACAGCCTGCTGGCGCCGGCGCGGACGCCCAAGCCGGTGGTCGACAAGATCAACGCCGCGCTGGTGGCGGCGCTGAAATCGCCTGATGTGGCGGAGCAGATGGGCAAGCAGGGCTTCGAGCCGCAGGCATCATCGCCGGCCGAGCTGAAGGCGTATATCGGCAAGGAGATGGCGCGCTGGCAGCGCCTGATCCGGGACAACGGCATCAAGGTGGCGCTATGA
- a CDS encoding PaaI family thioesterase — MNTHTESHVLPATDNPLLDYLGIRLASVGDGRCTFELDLEPRHLNRQGSVQGGVTATLLDAACGYAGLPARRDGALGHAVTVMLTISYLSKASTGRLRATAQVTRAGMSLYFASAELTTDAGVLVATAQGTFKRSRTLPEA, encoded by the coding sequence ATGAACACGCATACCGAAAGCCATGTCCTGCCCGCCACGGACAACCCGCTGCTGGACTACCTCGGCATCCGCCTGGCCAGCGTCGGCGACGGCCGCTGCACCTTCGAGCTCGATCTCGAGCCGCGCCACCTGAACCGCCAGGGCAGCGTGCAGGGCGGCGTGACTGCCACGCTGCTCGACGCAGCCTGCGGGTACGCCGGGCTGCCCGCCCGCCGTGACGGCGCGCTCGGCCACGCGGTCACTGTCATGCTGACGATCAGCTACCTCAGCAAGGCCAGCACGGGCCGGCTGCGCGCCACGGCGCAGGTCACCCGTGCCGGCATGAGCCTGTACTTCGCCTCGGCGGAGCTGACCACCGATGCCGGCGTGCTGGTGGCCACCGCGCAAGGCACATTCAAACGATCCCGCACCCTTCCGGAGGCATGA